A single genomic interval of Deltaproteobacteria bacterium GWA2_45_12 harbors:
- a CDS encoding Holliday junction DNA helicase RuvA yields the protein MIAQLEGKISQKNLEGLIINVNGVGYEVFVSKTCFQKLPELGEGVALLIHTHITETSFVLFGFLDSSEKHLFKNLLSVSGIGPKLAMQVLSGLTSFELIQALIDENLAKLTGISGIGKKTAERLIVELKDKVFKMADTIKLDVTSFGKGHVSPGKTYDEALSALMNLGYQRNIAEQALGKVKHHAGARVEELLRVSLGELSKM from the coding sequence ATGATTGCCCAGCTTGAAGGAAAGATTTCCCAAAAAAACCTCGAAGGACTCATCATCAACGTGAATGGCGTGGGCTATGAGGTGTTTGTTTCGAAAACTTGTTTTCAGAAATTACCGGAACTCGGAGAAGGAGTCGCACTTCTCATCCACACACACATCACCGAGACAAGCTTCGTCCTTTTTGGATTTTTAGATTCCAGTGAGAAGCATCTTTTTAAAAATTTGCTCAGTGTCAGCGGCATTGGGCCAAAGCTCGCCATGCAGGTGCTCTCGGGGCTTACCAGTTTTGAATTGATCCAGGCGTTGATCGACGAGAACTTGGCCAAGCTCACGGGCATCAGCGGCATTGGCAAGAAAACGGCGGAGAGACTGATTGTGGAGCTCAAAGATAAGGTTTTTAAAATGGCGGATACGATTAAGCTGGATGTGACTTCTTTTGGGAAAGGGCACGTTTCTCCTGGAAAAACTTATGATGAAGCGCTCTCGGCGTTGATGAATTTGGGGTATCAGCGGAATATTGCGGAGCAAGCTTTGGGGAAGGTGAAGCACCATGCGGGGGCGAGAGTGGAAGAATTGCTGAGAGTGTCTTTAGGAGAATTGTCGAAGATGTAG
- a CDS encoding Holliday junction DNA helicase RuvB: MINRENSNIIPNTLDDELHLDLSLRPKSLDEFVGQANIKEKLKIFIQAARQRKETLDHCLFCGPPGLGKTSLANIIANAMEAPIKSTSGPVIERAGDLAAILTNLEPNSVLFIDEIHRLNPMVEEILYPAMEDFKLDILIGQGPSARSIKLDIPRFTLVGATTRAGLLTSPLRDRFGIVERLDFYNPKDLEQILRRSANILEVPMENEGTREIAKRSRGTPRIANRLLRRVRDFAQVKGKGIISSPIASQALEMLEVDKQGFDAMDRKILRTIIQKFDGGPVGVEAIASAINEERDTIEDVYEPFLIQQGFVNRGPRGRTATRLAFEHLQVPFINKGQTELL, from the coding sequence ATGATCAACAGAGAAAATTCAAATATCATTCCCAACACATTAGATGACGAGCTGCATCTCGATCTCTCACTGCGCCCAAAAAGTTTGGATGAATTTGTCGGCCAGGCCAATATCAAAGAAAAATTAAAAATTTTCATCCAAGCCGCCCGGCAGCGCAAAGAGACTCTGGATCACTGCCTTTTCTGCGGGCCTCCGGGATTGGGAAAAACGTCGCTGGCCAATATTATTGCCAATGCGATGGAAGCGCCGATCAAGTCAACCTCCGGCCCCGTGATTGAAAGGGCCGGCGATCTGGCGGCCATCCTCACCAATCTTGAACCCAATTCGGTTTTATTCATCGACGAAATCCATCGTTTAAACCCGATGGTGGAAGAAATCCTCTACCCGGCCATGGAAGATTTTAAATTGGATATCCTGATCGGTCAGGGACCTTCTGCCCGCTCCATCAAACTGGATATCCCTCGATTTACCTTGGTGGGAGCCACAACGCGCGCAGGCTTACTCACATCCCCTCTTCGCGACCGGTTTGGGATTGTGGAGCGCTTGGATTTTTATAACCCGAAAGATTTGGAACAAATTCTCCGACGCTCAGCAAATATCTTGGAAGTTCCCATGGAAAACGAAGGGACCCGTGAAATCGCCAAGCGCTCACGTGGCACACCCCGCATCGCCAATCGTTTACTACGTCGCGTGCGTGATTTTGCTCAAGTGAAAGGGAAAGGAATCATCTCTTCCCCCATTGCCTCCCAGGCCCTTGAAATGCTCGAGGTGGACAAACAAGGTTTTGATGCCATGGACCGAAAGATTTTAAGAACGATCATCCAGAAATTTGATGGGGGGCCCGTAGGCGTGGAGGCGATCGCTTCCGCCATTAATGAAGAAAGAGACACGATCGAAGATGTTTATGAACCTTTTTTGATTCAGCAGGGTTTTGTCAACCGTGGCCCTCGGGGACGCACAGCCACAAGGCTGGCTTTTGAACATTTGCAGGTACCCTTTATTAATAAAGGACAGACGGAATTGTTGTAA
- a CDS encoding A/G-specific adenine glycosylase, giving the protein MALSPQKFRKQLLCWYQSQKRDLPWRKFKDPYAIWLSEIMLQQTTVATVIPYYNRFLRKFPTLKSVAQAPIEELLKLWAGLGYYRRIRHFHESAQKIFHQHDGKIPSTKEALKNLKGLGEYTASAIASIAFGEPVAVVDGNVIRVMARLFAIHESVDSLNVQKNIAIKAQKLLDKNNPGDFNQAMMELGATVCTPSNPKCLLCPVLKGCAAFKEGRPESYPVKGKKMAYVKEHSMALVVEHEGCFLMRQRTKKEIMEGLWEVPTQVCEGAPSLKAVKQWIEDLNLPLNFEPALMRPVSHAIMNRRMQIRPFKLVLSNRPKNLVKDWHWVSVWQKNELPLSTVTKKILKDI; this is encoded by the coding sequence ATGGCCCTCTCCCCGCAAAAATTCCGTAAGCAACTCCTTTGTTGGTATCAATCCCAAAAGCGGGATCTTCCTTGGAGAAAATTTAAGGATCCTTATGCCATCTGGCTTTCCGAAATCATGCTTCAGCAGACGACGGTGGCGACAGTGATTCCCTATTACAACCGTTTTTTAAGGAAATTTCCGACTTTAAAATCCGTGGCCCAAGCTCCCATCGAAGAACTCCTCAAATTATGGGCGGGTCTGGGATATTATCGTCGTATTCGTCACTTTCATGAGTCAGCCCAAAAGATTTTTCATCAGCATGACGGAAAAATTCCATCCACAAAAGAGGCACTAAAAAATTTGAAGGGGCTTGGGGAATATACGGCCTCTGCTATTGCCAGCATTGCTTTTGGTGAGCCTGTAGCGGTGGTTGACGGAAATGTCATTCGTGTCATGGCTCGTTTGTTTGCCATTCATGAAAGTGTGGATTCCTTAAATGTACAGAAAAATATTGCGATCAAGGCCCAGAAACTTCTAGATAAAAATAATCCGGGAGATTTTAACCAGGCCATGATGGAGCTGGGGGCCACGGTATGTACCCCTTCCAATCCCAAATGTCTTTTATGCCCCGTATTGAAGGGGTGTGCCGCTTTTAAAGAAGGCAGGCCAGAGAGTTATCCTGTTAAAGGGAAAAAGATGGCTTATGTTAAGGAACATTCGATGGCTCTGGTTGTTGAACATGAAGGATGTTTTTTAATGCGGCAACGTACCAAGAAGGAAATTATGGAAGGTTTGTGGGAAGTCCCCACGCAGGTTTGTGAGGGGGCTCCGTCTTTGAAGGCGGTAAAGCAATGGATAGAAGACTTAAACCTTCCACTCAATTTTGAACCAGCACTGATGCGGCCCGTGTCCCATGCCATTATGAATAGACGCATGCAGATCAGACCATTTAAACTTGTTTTGTCAAACCGCCCCAAAAATCTTGTCAAAGATTGGCATTGGGTTTCTGTATGGCAGAAAAACGAGTTACCCCTTTCTACGGTGACCAAAAAGATTTTAAAAGACATTTAG
- a CDS encoding stress response serine/threonine protein kinase YihE — MTTPFQDLLPNRICDALSHQGYQPTGQLFQLNSYENRVYQVHLEGNVSPLIAKFYRPGRWKEETLVDEHKVLIALAEAEVPVVRPVSLAQSKGFPSLGFDGPYYYCLYPKFGGHEQAELSNENLRWLGRLLGRLHNITHSLNVKNRLHLTAETYGWRSLDSILDKPHAPESLRDSLEDVISQCLEKIEPLFTQDWKPFAVHGDCHFGNILWNKDGPTLVDFDDMVVAPAIQDIWMLFFGDEDEQREQKKNFFEGYEMFRSFDHASFILTEPLRTLRMIRHAAWIGERFEEEIFKRAFPYYAETRYWQDFLLSIKEQYSSLRSF; from the coding sequence ATGACCACTCCTTTCCAAGACCTGTTGCCAAACCGGATCTGTGATGCTCTTAGCCATCAGGGGTATCAACCTACCGGGCAACTTTTTCAGCTTAACAGCTACGAAAACCGTGTTTATCAGGTTCATCTCGAAGGAAATGTTTCTCCCCTTATTGCCAAATTTTATCGTCCTGGCCGCTGGAAGGAAGAAACCCTTGTTGATGAACATAAAGTGCTTATAGCCTTGGCCGAAGCCGAGGTTCCAGTGGTGCGGCCCGTAAGCTTGGCCCAATCAAAGGGTTTCCCAAGTTTGGGTTTTGATGGGCCTTATTATTATTGTTTGTATCCGAAGTTTGGGGGGCATGAACAAGCCGAGCTTTCGAATGAAAATCTCCGGTGGCTCGGGCGTCTGTTGGGGCGCTTGCATAATATTACTCATTCCTTAAATGTGAAAAATAGACTCCATCTTACTGCAGAAACCTATGGTTGGCGCTCTTTGGATTCTATTTTGGACAAACCCCATGCCCCTGAAAGTTTGCGGGACTCCCTTGAAGATGTCATTTCCCAATGTTTAGAAAAAATAGAGCCGCTTTTCACGCAGGACTGGAAACCCTTTGCCGTGCATGGCGATTGCCATTTTGGAAACATTTTGTGGAACAAGGATGGCCCCACACTCGTTGACTTTGACGACATGGTGGTGGCGCCCGCGATTCAAGACATCTGGATGTTGTTTTTTGGCGACGAAGACGAACAGCGGGAACAGAAGAAGAATTTTTTTGAAGGTTATGAGATGTTCCGCTCTTTCGACCATGCTTCTTTCATCCTGACGGAACCCCTTCGCACGCTTCGTATGATCCGCCATGCCGCGTGGATCGGCGAGCGCTTTGAGGAGGAGATCTTCAAACGCGCTTTTCCTTACTATGCGGAGACGAGGTATTGGCAGGATTTTCTGCTTTCGATAAAGGAGCAGTATTCTTCCCTCCGCTCTTTTTAA